A single region of the Glycine max cultivar Williams 82 chromosome 20, Glycine_max_v4.0, whole genome shotgun sequence genome encodes:
- the LOC102668995 gene encoding protein MAIN-LIKE 1-like, with translation MEAPADAEDIVPDIPADTGAEALEDEHQGFPGGPSDPSDRPELKLSSHGRKVHSLGRPIPAIEGLIAGTGLSPLIACLVDTGDRGLFSAFVEWWHQETSSFHLPVGELTIMLDDVSSLLHLPVIGDLHAFQPLHVDDAVQMLVDLLMVSTESARAETTQCRGPYVRLQWSATNVHVVYMEALRDLSMIERYAWGVAALVHMYDQLNDASMSHSRQLGGCITLLQCWIYEHFPSVAKSTADQDYDEASPRACRWIATKKTVKSIRTSAYRERLDQLRILDVCWIPYGEHREVRDFHVRSCYSGLLRWGAVAIYYRPERVVRQFGYTQTIPAPPVDSWVSYDDIHDRWMHHEDHIVPASEVCVVPGACSNDYMDWFFRISHPLMTPGHASNPLPHGHAPQP, from the exons ATGGAGGCACCAGCTGATGCAGAGGACATTGTGCCCGACATTCCTGCGGACACAGGCGCAGAGGCTCTTGAGGATGAGCATCAGGGATTTCCGGGTGGTCCGAGCGACCCATCC GATCGTCCTGAATTGAAGCTATCCTCTCATGGGAGGAAGGTCCACAGTTTAGGTAGGCCTATCCCTGCCATTGAGGGACTTATTGCTGGTACAGGACTAAGTCCTCTTATCGCGTGTTTGGTAGACACCGGCGATCGGGGACTTTTTTCCGCGTTTGTGGAGTGGTGGCACCAGGAGACGTCTAGTTTTCATCTCCCGGTGGGAGAGCTCACCATCATGCTGGATGACGTCTCCTCGCTTCTCCATCTGCCCGTGATTGGAGACTTACACGCCTTTCAGCCCTTGCACGTGGACGATGCAGTTCAAATGTTGGTCGACTTATTGATGGTCTCTACAGAGTCTGCCAGGGCTGAGACAACCCAGTGTCGTGGACCGTACGTACGCCTGCAATGG agtgcaaccaatgTGCATGTTGTCTACATGGAGGCCCTTCGTGACCTCAGTATGATAGAGAGGTACGCCTGGGGAGTGGCTGCTCTGGTTCATATGTACGACCAGCTGAACGATGCATCTATGAGCCACAGTCGACAGCTTGGCGGTTGCATCACACTGCTGCAg TGTTGGATTTATGAGCACTTTCCCTCGGTCGCGAAGTCCACCGCTGATCAGGACTACGACGAGGCTTCCCCGCGTGCGTGCAGGTGGATTGCGACGAAGAAGACCGTGAAGAGCATTCGCACGTCGGCGTATAGGGAGCGCCTGGACCAACTCCGGATTCTGGATGTCTGTTGGATCCCTTATGGGGAGCATCGGGAGGTCCGGGACTTCCACGTCAGATCATGCTATTCCGGTCTCTTGCGCTGGGGGGCTGTTGCTATTTATTACCGACCGGAGAGGGTCGTGCGGCAGTTTGGCTATACGCAGACCATTCCTGCTCCTCCTGTCGATTCATGGGTCTCGTATGATGATATACACGACAGGTGGATGCACCACGAGGATCATATCGTTCCAGCAAGTGAGGTGTGCGTTGTGCCAGGGGCATGTTCCAATGACTACATGGACTGGTTCTTCCGCATCTCCCATCCTCTCATGACACCAGGCCACGCATCAAATCCTCTGCCTCATGGTCACGCCCCGCAGCCCTGA